In the genome of Misgurnus anguillicaudatus chromosome 11, ASM2758022v2, whole genome shotgun sequence, one region contains:
- the LOC129416839 gene encoding androgen-dependent TFPI-regulating protein — MPAVLKKVYHIAAFFWYAFLIQAIYAKEISDLPPGLFVYGGPWKYLTFLNLVIQMLFFGLGSINDLQPVGKDLKVSPLCLCKDLLFSVFVFPVGMFVVVLFWVIYAYDRQLVYPASMDTLFPSWLNHAMHTAVLPILLGEIYLEPHIYPKTKHGLAALGIAGLAYLGWVIWVHQTVGIWVYPLLGMFNSAGLTVFFFYNMIVVSLLYLLGQTLNQKFWSEKRGINF; from the exons ATGCCAGCCGTTTTAAAGAAAGTTTACCACATAGCTGCTTTTTTCTGGTATGCTTTTCTCATTCAGGCTATTTATGCAAAGGAGATTTCGGATCTGCCACCTGGATTATTCGTCTACGGTGGACCCTGGAAATatcttacatttttaaatctg GTCATACAGATGCTGTTTTTTGGATTGGGATCCATAAATGACCTCCAACCTGTCGGAAAAGACTTGAAAGTATCACCTCTCTGTCTCTGCAAGGATCTGCTCTTTTCTGTCTTTGTGTTTCCAGTTGGGATG TTTGTAGTGGTACTGTTTTGGGTGATCTATGCCTATGATCGACAGCTGGTCTATCCGGCTTCAATGGACACACTTTTCCCTTCATGGCTGAACCATGCTATG cACACTGCTGTTCTCCCAATATTATTGGGTGAGATCTACCTGGAGCCACATATCTATCCTAAAACAAAACACGGATTAGCTGCTTTGGGAATCGCTGGTCTTGCTTACTTAGGATG GGTCATTTGGGTGCATCAGACTGTGGGAATCTGGGTTTATCCATTATTGGGGATGTTTAACAGTGCAGGcttgactgttttctttttttataacatGATTGTGGTGTCACTGTTGTACTTACTGGGACAAACTTTAAACCAAAAGTTTTGGAGTGAGAAAAGAGGAATCAATTTCTGA